A portion of the Phyllopteryx taeniolatus isolate TA_2022b chromosome 15, UOR_Ptae_1.2, whole genome shotgun sequence genome contains these proteins:
- the niban2a gene encoding protein Niban 2a: MGDVVSSHLDEGKRELIAAKTGEVMRQFSDVYKQQYAVALFNSVRYEIEGGAGPQSQLLHRKDPLAGRLIFSGNLFQYLEENRKWRNRFVSVPNNYSINLYESKTAHERSLHPKVTINCAGYKALTSIDDYIELINASLPDVKAKLGSGPFIKCATPFPLILWHPYGRHHYFCVMTEKEQQKWHAVLQDCIRHCNNALPEDCTVQTPAFTDTVRLHRQGKGDYGTWDMMCGTPPQILANLAMESLHPELRNAIGPRLKGKMQQRQRDWMFISDAVYRQVLAQTTSQYDSLLVTCEDHKVQLDTRLRTDMDQVIASKEHVSSRIRALVLPKAESLLKTSVQPYISSILEALMEPTSRGFAEVRDVFFREVVDISKNLLNGGGKEKLGEHMEKLSMLAFHPVKMKSCYENVEELNLEGLQQRFDVSSLSVFVSRAQILMREEMDNAVHTFEQLLQQSLAAQGENDMCKTIQGCQDRVLKKYDYDSSTVRKKFFREALLQIIIPYMLQQLAPSCSPELPRFKELIFEDFSQFLLVENMFEEVVLQSVIKDIMMAVKEAAVQRRHNLYRDSIVMTNSDPNLHLLGENPPVNWGTKFSNSEPEGSPSGSGDGDGGSGNRRKQVVSMIQLDEVPLPYESCLEVPGVELIPEEDAVASDDGEEQAEADLCEEPRSPDSVEAIRDLINPVMEVVLPEESKSDVTNGTVPTLSTMTLEEVSHVTTFVEDVPVKSPQENRSPRSILQQLGGNKKPEADKDEADIKDAIEEIDLAVKEGDGEQTAEVCAAKCDSSPQPPVATDSTPHEEPQPVKKSLQGEDNIIDPVEVEVVLA, encoded by the exons GACCCTTTGGCTGGCCGTTTAATCTTTTCTGGGAATTTGTTCCAGTACCTAGAGGAAAATCGCAAGTGGAGGAATCGCTTTGTGTCAGTGCCCAACAACTACAGCATCAACCTGTATGAGAGCAAAACG GCACATGAGCGGAGTCTGCATCCCAAAGTAACCATCAACTGTGCCGGCTACAAGGCCCTGACCTCCATCGACGATTACATTGAACTGATTAACGCTAGCCTTCCAG ATGTCAAAGCCAAATTGGGCAGCGGTCCTTTCATCAAGTGTGCAACTCCGTTCCCCCTCATCCTGTGGCACCCATATGGCCGTCATCATTACTTTTGTGTGATGACCGAGAAGGAGCAGCAGAAGTGGCATGCTGTCTTGCAAGACTGCATCCGGCACTGTAACAATG CTCTGCCAGAAGACTGCACTGTTCAGACGCCAGCCTTCACTGACACTGTGAGACTTCATCGACAGGGCAAAGGAGACTATGGGACCTGGGACATGATGTGCGGAACTCCTCCACAG ATTCTGGCAAATCTAGCGATGGAGAGTCTCCATCCTGAACTGAGAAACGCCATCGGTCCTCGTCTGAAAGGAAAGATGCAGCAGAGGCAGAGGGATTGGATGTTT ATATCTGATGCCGTGTACAGGCAAGTCTTGGCCCAGACCACCAGTCAGTATGATTCTCTTCTTGTAACCTGTGAGGATCACAAGGTTCAGCTGGATACCAGGCTGAGAACCGACATGGACCAGGTCATCGCATCGAAAGAACATGTCAGCAGCAGGATTCGAG CCCTGGTGTTACCCAAAGCTGAATCTCTCCTGAAGACGAGTGTCCAACCTTACATCAGCTCCATCTTAGAGGCCCTGATGGAGCCCACCAGCCGAGGTTTCGCTGAGGTCAGGGACGTTTTCTTCAGGGAGGTGGTGGACATCAGCAAGAACCTGTTAAATGGAGGAGGCAAAGAAAAACTGGGAGAG CATATGGAGAAGCTCTCCATGCTCGCCTTCCACCCTGTCAAAATGAAGAGTTGCTATGAAAACGTGGAGGAGCTAAACCTGGAGGGACTACAGCAAAGGTTCGACGTCTCCAGCCTCTCTGTGTTTGTAAGCAGGGCTCAGATCCTCATGAGGGAG GAAATGGATAATGCAGTACACACCTTTGAACAGCTGCTGCAGCAGTCTTTGGCTGCGCAGGGAGAAAATGACATGTGCAAAACCATCCAAGGTTGCCAGGACAGGGTTCTCAAG AAGTATGATTACGACAGTAGCACAGTACGCAAGAAGTTCTTCAGAGAGGCTCTGCTGCAGATCATAATCCCCTACATGCTGCAGCAGCTCGCACCATCTTGCTCACCC GAGTTGCCACGTTTTAAAGAACTCATCTTCGAGGATTTTTCCCAGTTCCTTCTTGTGGAAAATATGTTTGAGGAAGTGGTGCTGCAGTCTGTCATCAAGGACATAATGATGG CTGTGAAGGAGGCTGCTGTCCAGAGGAGGCACAATCTCTACAGAGACAGCATTGTTATGACCAACAGTGACCCCAACCTCCACTTGCTTGGTGAAAATCCTCCAGTAAACTGGGGCACCAAATTTAGCAACAGTGAACCAGAGGGTTCTCCCAGTGGTAGTGGCGATGGTGACGGAGGATCCGGAAATAGACGCAAGCAAGTCGTGTCCATGATCCAGCTCGATGAAGTTCCGCTGCCCTATGAGTCCTGTTTGGAAGTTCCAGGGGTGGAACTCATCCCTGAAGAGGATGCCGTGGCGTCCGATGACGGCGAGGAGCAGGCTGAGGCCGATCTATGCGAGGAGCCCAGATCTCCAGATAGTGTGGAGGCAATCCGAGATTTGATCAATCCAGTGATGGAAGTGGTACTACCAGAAGAGAGTAAGAGCGACGTGACCAACGGGACAGTGCCAACATTGAGCACCATGACACTGGAGGAGGTGAGCCACGTCACCACTTTTGTGGAGGATGTCCCCGTAAAATCTCCACAAGAAAATAGATCGCCACGGTCAATCCTTCAGCAGCTAGGAGGAAACAAGAAACCGGAAGCTGATAAGGATGAAGCAGATATTAAGGATGCTATTGAGGAAATCGATTTAGCAGTAAAGGAAGGTGACGGCGAACAAACTGCTGAGGTTTGTGCAGCAAAATGTGATTCGTCACCACAGCCACCAGTGGCTACAGACTCCACCCCACATGAGGAACCTCAGCCTGTCAAAAAGAGCCTGCAAGGTGAGGACAATATAATTGACCCTGTAGAAGTGGAAGTGGTTTTAGCATAG